The Candidatus Caccoplasma merdavium genome window below encodes:
- a CDS encoding PorT family protein: protein MKKSVKTICLLLVLLGISTQSRAVDFNWGVKGGINLSGSNYKGLAENIKYDNDCGFFVGPMAEISFPLGLSIDGSLLYLQRRTHFTNTADYASVNYFRHSLDIPLYLKFTFNPLKIFGIYAGVGPSFTFDFKNDNLTNKLYGLVGEENSQPNGARLINNESTVSMNFTAGVVLFKHLRAGINYRLPFGGTAKETFTEGWNDILANDFSSKSNMWQLVFSVTF from the coding sequence ATGAAAAAGTCTGTAAAAACCATCTGTTTATTACTGGTTCTTCTCGGAATATCCACCCAGTCGCGCGCCGTCGATTTCAACTGGGGCGTCAAAGGCGGCATCAACCTCTCGGGCAGCAATTACAAGGGATTGGCCGAAAACATCAAATATGACAACGATTGCGGATTCTTTGTAGGACCCATGGCCGAAATCAGCTTTCCGCTGGGTCTTTCCATCGATGGCTCGTTGCTCTATCTGCAACGCCGCACCCACTTCACCAATACGGCCGATTATGCTTCGGTCAACTATTTCAGACACTCGCTCGACATTCCCCTGTATCTGAAATTCACCTTCAACCCTTTGAAAATATTCGGCATCTATGCCGGTGTAGGCCCCTCATTCACGTTCGACTTCAAGAACGACAACCTTACCAACAAACTCTATGGTCTTGTCGGCGAGGAGAACTCCCAGCCCAACGGAGCCCGACTCATCAATAACGAAAGTACGGTAAGCATGAACTTCACGGCCGGAGTCGTTCTGTTCAAGCACCTGCGTGCCGGCATCAACTATCGCCTTCCGTTCGGCGGCACGGCAAAAGAGACGTTCACCGAAGGGTGGAACGACATTCTCGCCAATGATTTCAGCAGCAAAAGCAACATGTGGCAACTGGTATTCAGCGTCACATTCTGA
- a CDS encoding DUF4861 domain-containing protein, whose amino-acid sequence MKRLRHLCLCLTALCIGTQLSAQEKTLYLEIGNPWEQDKTDYPVVVKTADLKCNFPIASATVYDGEQEIASQTDDLDRDGVGDEIAFLIDMPAGATKQLRLVVSSQEAAPDRYPARVYADMKIYDKSNKRNKHPKINSLSVPGTSKVYSNLYHHGPAFESELVAYRIYFDQKQTIDIYGKFNKGFEVEASGWYPDDKQLAQGFGDDVLLVSGSCGVGALKGWDAKKQKAIHIEPVAERTATILAYGPVRTVCQMAVRDWKYGDSRLNMTCRYTLYGGHRDAQVDVIFDKPLNEEIFCTGVQNVKGSQSYSDHEGLVGCWGTHWPVNDTVKYAKETVGLGAYLPQKYIVSEINDKVNYLYQVHAPKQTVMTYYITFTSMKETFGYKTPEAWFEHLQTWKTALDRPCTIKIKKK is encoded by the coding sequence ATGAAACGACTCCGTCATCTCTGCCTCTGCCTCACAGCCTTGTGCATCGGCACGCAACTATCAGCACAGGAAAAAACCCTCTATCTCGAAATAGGGAACCCTTGGGAACAAGACAAAACCGACTATCCGGTAGTCGTAAAAACGGCCGACCTCAAATGCAATTTTCCCATAGCCTCGGCCACGGTGTATGACGGCGAACAGGAAATCGCCTCTCAGACCGACGACCTCGACCGCGACGGCGTCGGTGACGAAATCGCCTTCCTCATCGACATGCCCGCCGGCGCCACCAAACAGTTGCGACTCGTCGTGTCGAGCCAGGAAGCCGCACCCGACCGTTACCCCGCCCGCGTGTATGCCGACATGAAAATCTACGACAAAAGCAACAAACGCAACAAGCACCCCAAAATCAACTCCCTGAGCGTCCCGGGAACCTCCAAGGTATACAGCAACCTCTACCACCACGGGCCCGCATTTGAGTCGGAACTGGTTGCCTACCGCATCTATTTCGACCAAAAACAGACCATCGACATCTACGGCAAATTCAACAAAGGCTTTGAAGTAGAGGCCAGCGGCTGGTACCCCGACGACAAACAACTCGCCCAGGGATTCGGCGACGACGTGCTCTTGGTAAGCGGAAGTTGCGGTGTAGGAGCCCTCAAAGGCTGGGACGCCAAAAAACAAAAGGCGATACACATTGAGCCCGTTGCCGAGCGCACCGCCACCATATTGGCCTACGGCCCCGTGCGCACCGTGTGCCAAATGGCCGTCCGCGACTGGAAATATGGCGACAGCCGCCTCAACATGACCTGTCGCTACACCCTCTATGGCGGACACCGCGACGCACAAGTCGATGTCATCTTTGACAAGCCGTTGAACGAAGAAATTTTCTGCACCGGCGTGCAAAACGTCAAAGGCTCTCAATCATACAGCGACCACGAAGGTCTTGTAGGCTGCTGGGGAACCCACTGGCCGGTGAACGACACCGTGAAATATGCCAAGGAAACCGTGGGTCTCGGCGCTTACCTCCCGCAGAAATACATCGTCAGCGAAATCAACGACAAGGTCAACTACCTCTATCAGGTACACGCGCCGAAACAGACCGTGATGACCTACTACATCACCTTTACGTCGATGAAAGAGACCTTCGGATACAAGACACCCGAAGCTTGGTTCGAGCACCTGCAAACCTGGAAAACGGCTCTCGACCGTCCCTGCACCATTAAAATAAAGAAGAAATAA
- a CDS encoding inositol monophosphatase produces MLADLTQKVAEAARQAGRFMLQERQVFDPSRVEEKGLHDYVSYVDRETERLLVASLSALLPGSGFITEEATASHAGEPCLWIVDPLDGTTNYLHNQSPYAVSIALYGRGAGLLLGVVYEPNRDECFCAWKGGGAYLNGVRLSVSSIDDVEAAYVHLGLPYDAERFGALMTSLMARFYGHVGAVRIAGSAAMDICGVAAGRCDAYIEPSLHVWDVAAGILILQEAGGVVTDFAGKAWFDGVAGVDFPGVNGYDVLATTSLLHTDVQSYVNDCL; encoded by the coding sequence ATGCTGGCCGATCTCACGCAGAAGGTGGCCGAGGCTGCCCGTCAGGCGGGACGATTTATGTTGCAGGAACGTCAGGTCTTTGACCCGTCGCGGGTTGAGGAGAAGGGCTTGCACGATTATGTGTCGTATGTCGACCGTGAGACAGAGCGTCTGTTGGTTGCTTCGTTGTCGGCGTTGCTGCCCGGCTCGGGTTTTATCACCGAGGAAGCGACGGCTTCGCATGCCGGGGAGCCTTGCTTGTGGATTGTCGACCCGCTCGACGGCACGACCAATTATCTTCATAACCAGTCGCCCTATGCCGTGAGCATCGCCCTTTACGGGCGTGGTGCCGGCTTGCTGTTGGGGGTGGTCTATGAGCCTAATCGTGATGAGTGCTTTTGTGCCTGGAAGGGCGGAGGGGCTTATCTCAACGGCGTGCGCCTGTCGGTTTCTTCCATCGATGATGTGGAGGCGGCCTATGTCCATCTCGGGCTGCCTTATGATGCCGAGCGTTTCGGAGCATTGATGACGTCGCTCATGGCCCGTTTTTATGGGCATGTGGGTGCGGTGCGTATTGCCGGTTCGGCGGCCATGGACATTTGCGGTGTGGCAGCCGGACGTTGTGATGCCTACATCGAGCCTTCCCTGCATGTGTGGGACGTGGCTGCCGGTATCCTCATCTTGCAGGAGGCCGGCGGTGTGGTTACCGATTTTGCGGGAAAGGCGTGGTTTGACGGGGTTGCCGGCGTGGATTTCCCCGGAGTCAATGGCTATGATGTGCTGGCGACGACTTCGCTTCTTCACACCGATGTGCAATCGTATGTAAATGATTGTTTGTAG